In Synechococcus sp. Nb3U1, one DNA window encodes the following:
- a CDS encoding YrrC family ATP-dependent DNA helicase — protein MLPTPDSTLTGIVERITFHNPDNGYTIARLDVKGQSELTTILGSFPQLQPGQTLQLWGQWKEHPKFGSQFVVSQFQETKPATLTGIEKYLEAPASPTPAAPPVQ, from the coding sequence ATCCTCCCCACCCCAGACAGCACCCTGACCGGCATCGTGGAACGGATTACCTTCCACAACCCAGATAACGGCTATACCATCGCCCGCCTCGATGTCAAAGGCCAGTCTGAGTTGACCACGATTCTGGGATCCTTCCCTCAACTCCAACCCGGCCAAACCCTCCAGCTCTGGGGCCAATGGAAAGAGCACCCCAAGTTTGGCTCCCAATTTGTGGTCAGCCAATTCCAAGAAACCAAACCTGCCACCCTCACCGGCATTGAGAAATACTTAGAGGCTCCGGCGTCGCCAACCCCCGCCGCCCCCCCGGTTCAATGA
- a CDS encoding helix-turn-helix transcriptional regulator has translation MRGEPRWFRVDRIREIKLLEERFEVDPTFDREAHLESAFQHEVGGIPQGISIWFDPATAPYIRERRWHPTQQIEEHPDGSLTLRFVVRGLNEVKRWVLFYGKGARVLGPPQLVAMVRDEVEGIQTQYQQGEGQ, from the coding sequence TTGAGAGGGGAACCCCGCTGGTTTCGGGTAGACCGCATCCGGGAGATCAAGCTCTTGGAGGAGCGATTTGAGGTGGATCCCACATTTGACCGAGAGGCCCATTTGGAGTCGGCTTTTCAGCATGAGGTGGGAGGGATCCCGCAGGGTATTAGCATTTGGTTCGATCCTGCCACGGCTCCCTACATTCGTGAGCGGCGCTGGCATCCCACCCAGCAGATTGAAGAACATCCCGATGGATCCCTGACGCTGCGGTTTGTGGTGCGGGGGCTGAATGAGGTGAAGCGCTGGGTGTTGTTTTATGGCAAGGGAGCGAGGGTGCTGGGGCCACCGCAATTAGTTGCGATGGTGCGGGATGAGGTCGAAGGAATACAGACCCAGTATCAACAGGGGGAAGGGCAATGA
- a CDS encoding CRISPR-associated endonuclease Cas3'' — translation MSQPKFWAKTGRGELQDNGQPKYHPVICHLADTAAVAMEIVRSHLSPIARQHLAKGLGLPDGDSLVRFCGFMAGSHDLGKVSPAFQFQVSEVGKLLAGDTLYDCWSSLPRERQKPKNAPHGLVTAATLPDFLVDIGVGRNLSKRHANCLARKLGTIVGGHHGFFPAQQEIDDLDSAIAGTDERRVWRQHSLSIFQQLQGFVQLNAQEDLPSQCDNAAAMILAGLTAVSDWIASNPESFPYLLE, via the coding sequence ATGAGTCAGCCAAAATTTTGGGCAAAGACGGGACGGGGTGAGCTTCAAGACAATGGCCAGCCTAAGTACCATCCAGTGATTTGTCATTTGGCGGATACAGCAGCGGTGGCGATGGAGATTGTGCGATCGCACCTTAGCCCTATTGCCCGTCAGCATCTTGCCAAAGGCTTAGGGTTACCCGATGGCGATTCCCTGGTGCGGTTCTGTGGCTTCATGGCCGGGAGCCACGACCTGGGTAAGGTCAGCCCTGCCTTTCAGTTTCAAGTCAGCGAAGTTGGCAAACTCCTGGCGGGGGACACCCTCTACGATTGTTGGTCTTCTCTGCCCCGTGAACGACAAAAGCCCAAGAATGCTCCTCACGGCTTAGTAACAGCCGCTACCTTGCCTGATTTTCTCGTAGACATCGGTGTCGGGCGGAATTTGTCTAAACGCCATGCCAACTGCTTGGCGCGGAAACTGGGCACCATAGTCGGCGGGCACCACGGATTTTTCCCCGCCCAGCAAGAGATTGATGACTTGGATAGCGCGATCGCGGGCACCGATGAGCGTAGGGTATGGCGGCAGCACAGCCTCAGCATCTTTCAGCAGCTTCAGGGCTTTGTGCAACTCAACGCGCAGGAGGATTTGCCCAGTCAGTGCGATAACGCTGCCGCTATGATTCTGGCAGGATTGACGGCTGTATCTGACTGGATTGCTTCCAATCCTGAGAGTTTCCCCTACTTACTGGAATGA
- the cas3 gene encoding CRISPR-associated helicase Cas3', which produces MREQARQALKAQGWQFPTTENPLAFTELFDFITDPRPLQSAAIQLKDTLIPPCLVMVEASMGEGKTEAALYLADHLQHQSGAGGFYIGLPTQATSNAMFERVKTFLQKRYADEVVNLTLSHGAAALKGDYIDTVCRLDQVYDDEGRGVFASEWHTARKRTLLSPYGVGTLDQGLMGVVRSRHQFVRLFGLAGRTIILDEIHAYDLYTSTLLERFLEWAAVLGSPVIALSATLPTTTRQRLLTAYATGCGQAAPALPQAPYPRITAFAGGHAVAQSFAASDHVCRALEIAWVKDEDWMADLQQVLADAGGCVAVICSIVNRAQAVYQRLQGYFDNEELGLFHGRFLFKDGNASSRIACGSLARGMTIAPSGLS; this is translated from the coding sequence TTGAGAGAGCAAGCAAGACAGGCTCTCAAGGCCCAGGGGTGGCAATTCCCCACAACTGAGAACCCTCTTGCTTTTACCGAACTCTTTGACTTCATCACCGATCCTCGGCCTCTGCAATCAGCAGCAATTCAACTGAAAGATACGCTGATCCCACCCTGTTTGGTGATGGTAGAAGCCTCCATGGGAGAAGGTAAAACCGAAGCAGCCCTTTACCTGGCGGATCATCTGCAACATCAATCTGGTGCCGGTGGTTTTTACATTGGTCTACCGACTCAGGCCACTAGCAACGCTATGTTCGAGCGGGTCAAGACGTTCCTGCAAAAACGCTATGCCGATGAGGTGGTTAATCTCACCCTCAGCCACGGGGCCGCAGCCTTGAAGGGGGATTACATAGATACAGTCTGTCGGTTGGATCAGGTGTATGACGATGAAGGGCGTGGAGTGTTTGCCAGTGAATGGCACACCGCCCGCAAGCGCACCTTGTTGAGTCCCTATGGGGTGGGCACGCTGGATCAGGGCTTGATGGGGGTAGTGCGCTCTCGCCATCAGTTTGTCAGGTTATTTGGCCTAGCAGGGCGCACCATCATCCTGGATGAGATCCACGCCTATGACCTCTACACCAGCACGTTGCTAGAGCGGTTTCTGGAATGGGCAGCCGTGCTGGGTTCTCCAGTGATTGCGCTGTCGGCAACGTTGCCCACCACCACCCGGCAGCGGTTGCTGACCGCCTACGCTACGGGATGTGGACAGGCCGCGCCAGCGTTACCCCAAGCTCCCTATCCCCGCATAACGGCGTTTGCGGGTGGTCATGCTGTTGCCCAATCCTTTGCCGCCTCTGACCATGTGTGCCGCGCCTTGGAAATTGCTTGGGTCAAGGATGAGGACTGGATGGCGGATTTACAGCAGGTATTGGCAGATGCCGGGGGCTGTGTTGCCGTTATTTGTTCAATAGTGAACCGAGCGCAGGCGGTTTACCAACGGCTACAGGGTTACTTTGACAACGAGGAATTGGGGCTTTTTCACGGACGCTTTCTCTTCAAAGACGGGAACGCATCGAGCAGGATTGCTTGCGGCAGTTTGGCAAGGGGCATGACCATCGCCCCCAGCGGTTTGTCCTAG
- the casA gene encoding type I-E CRISPR-associated protein Cse1/CasA, which yields MTPDFQVKEISLVKLFETWETLREIQADNPPTTLALYRLLLAMLHRAYQGPRNEDHWEEIFEDNGQGAIAYLNQWRDRLDLLHPDHPFMQDPILPLDKAVPIYALHTMSTSQVFSHEHKWSGYSISLSQAARLLVRLQGVDITSLRAFYVGQSSGNRSAVNTPTINAANVLVRGSTLKQTLMFNLMRYDPAAEMPSVVTGEDLPTWETSSYAGKPKKAAPQGYISYLTFPWRRLRLFPDHDEVSQVAITMGNSLPDKVSDQQWECGIAYREDKPVRLWRNAESRQLWRNADAFLLTTEKQHRPRIVDWLADLKSEDLVDDVVTFQIFELSADKAKPLSWSWESFSAPIQYVTDADLAQTLKSAIAIAESHQQVFRSFKGSPYFALAEVLKNGDPSSLANALDGESRYWATLDRAFPQLLNALPQDSHTEANGITYYGNQELPAWTQTVQNAARQAFTESIVSILTIRCELWHCDL from the coding sequence ATGACGCCAGATTTCCAGGTCAAAGAGATTTCCCTGGTAAAACTATTTGAAACTTGGGAAACCCTGCGGGAAATCCAGGCTGATAATCCCCCCACCACCCTGGCACTCTATCGTCTGCTATTGGCAATGCTCCATCGTGCCTATCAGGGACCCCGCAACGAAGACCACTGGGAAGAGATTTTTGAGGATAACGGACAGGGGGCGATCGCCTACCTCAACCAATGGCGAGATCGCCTCGACCTGCTCCACCCCGACCATCCCTTCATGCAAGATCCCATCTTGCCCCTAGACAAAGCCGTCCCCATCTACGCCCTCCACACCATGAGCACATCCCAGGTGTTTTCTCATGAGCACAAGTGGAGCGGCTACAGCATCTCCCTGTCCCAAGCTGCCCGCTTACTAGTACGGCTGCAAGGGGTTGATATTACCAGCCTGAGAGCGTTCTACGTCGGGCAATCCAGCGGCAACCGCTCGGCGGTCAACACCCCCACCATCAACGCCGCCAATGTCCTGGTGCGGGGCAGCACTCTGAAGCAAACGCTGATGTTTAACTTGATGCGCTATGACCCGGCAGCGGAGATGCCCAGTGTTGTCACGGGAGAAGATCTCCCTACATGGGAAACCAGCAGCTACGCTGGCAAGCCCAAGAAGGCAGCTCCTCAAGGCTATATCAGCTACCTCACGTTTCCCTGGCGACGGTTGCGGCTATTTCCAGACCATGACGAGGTGAGCCAAGTGGCCATCACAATGGGAAATTCTTTGCCGGACAAGGTATCGGACCAGCAGTGGGAATGTGGGATCGCCTATAGAGAGGACAAGCCCGTTAGGTTATGGCGCAATGCTGAGAGTAGGCAGTTATGGCGCAATGCTGATGCCTTTCTGCTCACAACAGAAAAACAACATCGTCCCCGTATTGTCGATTGGCTGGCTGATCTGAAATCAGAAGACTTGGTTGATGATGTCGTAACCTTCCAGATCTTTGAACTCAGTGCAGATAAGGCCAAGCCCCTGAGCTGGAGTTGGGAGTCGTTTTCGGCACCAATCCAATATGTGACTGATGCGGATTTGGCACAAACGCTGAAGAGTGCAATCGCGATCGCCGAAAGCCACCAACAGGTCTTCCGTTCCTTCAAGGGCAGCCCCTACTTTGCCCTAGCAGAAGTGCTGAAAAACGGAGATCCCAGCAGTTTAGCCAATGCCCTAGATGGCGAATCTCGCTATTGGGCCACCCTGGATCGGGCCTTCCCACAACTGCTGAACGCCCTGCCCCAGGACAGCCACACCGAAGCCAATGGCATCACGTACTACGGCAACCAGGAGCTTCCTGCCTGGACGCAAACAGTACAAAACGCTGCCCGCCAAGCCTTCACCGAGTCCATTGTGTCCATTCTAACTATCAGGTGCGAGCTTTGGCACTGCGATCTCTAG
- the casB gene encoding type I-E CRISPR-associated protein Cse2/CasB, with product MLVTPKSSRLERAVAFLDGLKKRIKNDSGAKATLKRALSGDNRHLRQTYPLLLPALEGIPEWQQDIWIFVACLSVYHNHDPEPAPRSFAQSCLDLHNKVPSNGPERRFRSLLDTTLADIQSPITALVRQFKSQDIKVYYPYLIDDLCSWDHPDQFVQDRWARSFWWAPPPAELSGEAGVDV from the coding sequence ATGCTAGTAACCCCAAAAAGCAGTCGCCTAGAGAGAGCGGTAGCCTTTCTCGACGGACTCAAGAAGCGCATTAAAAATGATAGCGGGGCAAAGGCCACCCTCAAACGTGCTTTGTCTGGGGACAATCGCCATCTCCGTCAGACCTACCCACTGTTGCTGCCTGCTCTAGAGGGGATTCCCGAATGGCAACAGGATATCTGGATCTTTGTCGCCTGCCTCTCGGTGTACCACAATCACGATCCAGAACCAGCCCCGCGCAGCTTTGCCCAAAGCTGTTTGGACTTACACAATAAAGTGCCTTCAAATGGCCCTGAACGTCGCTTCCGTTCTCTCTTAGACACGACCCTGGCTGATATTCAGTCCCCTATCACAGCCCTAGTGCGGCAATTCAAGAGTCAAGATATCAAGGTTTACTATCCCTATCTGATTGACGATCTCTGCAGCTGGGATCATCCCGATCAATTTGTCCAAGACCGCTGGGCTAGAAGCTTCTGGTGGGCACCGCCGCCAGCAGAACTATCAGGCGAGGCTGGTGTTGATGTATGA
- a CDS encoding DUF4258 domain-containing protein: MKQLNYTAHALGEMQRRGISQEQVEAAYLQPEQILPGRNQRMIYQSRMNFDGDNHYLL, translated from the coding sequence ATGAAGCAGCTCAACTACACAGCCCATGCCCTAGGAGAAATGCAGAGGCGAGGCATTTCTCAAGAACAGGTTGAGGCAGCTTATTTACAACCAGAGCAAATCTTACCAGGACGAAATCAGAGAATGATCTATCAATCACGAATGAATTTTGATGGTGACAATCACTATCTTTTGTGA
- a CDS encoding DUF2283 domain-containing protein produces the protein MKIIYDPEVDVLRILFQDTPISESNEDESGIIFDFDDQRNVVGLEVLDASLRIDDPQSVSYMISRPMPLSGAEV, from the coding sequence ATGAAAATCATCTATGACCCAGAAGTTGATGTGCTGAGAATTCTATTTCAAGACACGCCAATCAGTGAAAGTAACGAAGACGAATCAGGAATCATCTTTGATTTTGATGACCAGAGAAATGTGGTTGGACTAGAGGTCTTAGATGCTTCTCTGCGCATCGATGATCCTCAGTCTGTCAGCTACATGATTTCTAGGCCAATGCCACTATCAGGGGCCGAAGTCTGA
- the cas7e gene encoding type I-E CRISPR-associated protein Cas7/Cse4/CasC produces MKLELHLIQSFPPANLNRDENGMPKSTVFGGRPRARISSQCQKRAVRKYYQDYADLDPAQFADRSRNWLPKLQELLIEQDIGSEQAAMAARLALEEGLKLKFNDEGKATTIVFLGQTELAAIAHILVKNWDTVAPGLTADKPELPKEITKAIQEALTDTGKPGDVALFGRMMASLPTVNVDAAVQIAHAISVNTLQQEFDFFTAVDDLGGDDETGADHMGEIGYNSSTYYRFATLDTEQLVQNLGSREHLESVVKAFADAFVQAIPSGHQNGFAAHTRPAAVMAVVRRGQPVSLVDAFEDPIAPKGGKSLLENAVKALDAHWADLTKMYGEMGMVYKGIVTRSKFTDQLDALKLENKSSVTVLLSEALTEALNGQGGK; encoded by the coding sequence ATGAAACTTGAACTTCATTTGATTCAGAGCTTTCCCCCTGCCAACCTAAACCGGGATGAGAATGGGATGCCCAAATCCACCGTCTTTGGTGGTCGGCCTCGTGCCCGCATTTCCAGCCAGTGCCAAAAGCGGGCGGTGCGAAAGTATTATCAAGACTATGCTGACCTCGACCCGGCCCAATTTGCCGATCGCTCCCGCAACTGGCTTCCGAAGCTTCAGGAATTATTGATTGAGCAAGATATTGGGTCTGAACAGGCCGCGATGGCTGCTCGTCTCGCACTGGAAGAGGGACTCAAGCTCAAGTTCAACGATGAAGGAAAAGCGACCACCATTGTCTTTTTAGGACAGACGGAACTGGCGGCAATCGCCCATATCCTCGTCAAAAATTGGGATACCGTTGCCCCAGGACTAACTGCCGACAAGCCAGAACTGCCCAAAGAAATCACCAAGGCGATCCAAGAAGCTCTGACTGACACTGGCAAACCGGGCGATGTGGCTCTCTTTGGCCGCATGATGGCCTCATTGCCCACGGTGAATGTGGATGCTGCTGTGCAAATAGCCCATGCCATCAGCGTTAACACCCTGCAACAGGAATTTGACTTCTTCACCGCCGTAGATGACTTAGGGGGTGATGATGAAACTGGCGCTGACCACATGGGGGAAATCGGCTACAACAGCTCTACCTACTACCGCTTTGCAACCCTGGATACGGAGCAGTTAGTCCAGAATCTAGGGAGTCGGGAACATCTAGAGTCAGTGGTCAAAGCCTTTGCCGATGCCTTTGTGCAAGCGATCCCCAGCGGGCACCAAAATGGCTTTGCTGCTCATACCCGGCCAGCAGCAGTGATGGCGGTGGTGCGCCGGGGGCAACCGGTATCTTTAGTGGATGCCTTTGAAGACCCGATCGCTCCCAAAGGCGGTAAGAGCCTGCTGGAAAATGCGGTCAAAGCTCTGGATGCCCACTGGGCTGACCTCACCAAAATGTATGGCGAAATGGGCATGGTCTACAAAGGCATTGTCACCCGCAGTAAGTTCACAGACCAATTGGATGCCCTCAAGCTGGAGAACAAGAGTTCTGTCACAGTGCTTTTGAGTGAAGCTCTCACAGAGGCCCTCAATGGTCAAGGAGGCAAGTAG
- the cas5e gene encoding type I-E CRISPR-associated protein Cas5/CasD encodes MPTLLMRLRAPMMSWGDHSQFVHRDSRREPTKSAVIGLLCAALGRPRWDPVDDLAALKMGVRVNKEGILLRDYHTVQNTMRDKKKDNPTLSDRYYVADGDYLVGLEGEAEVLGQLDAALQDPKWQLYLGRKSFIPSHPIRVGIVEQPLLLALQTAAYEHRGRKAPPFPLRLVLEVDGGTDTRQDVPLDWQRRRFGRRTVTTTYHSPEAACTFPN; translated from the coding sequence ATGCCGACACTGTTGATGAGACTCAGGGCACCGATGATGAGCTGGGGTGACCACAGTCAGTTTGTCCACCGCGATAGCCGCCGGGAACCCACCAAATCTGCTGTGATTGGCCTGCTCTGTGCCGCCCTCGGTCGTCCTCGCTGGGATCCTGTGGATGATCTGGCCGCTCTCAAGATGGGGGTACGAGTCAACAAAGAAGGGATCCTGCTACGGGATTACCATACCGTTCAGAACACGATGCGAGATAAGAAGAAAGACAACCCGACACTGAGCGATCGCTACTATGTGGCCGATGGTGACTACTTGGTGGGGTTAGAGGGAGAAGCTGAGGTACTTGGTCAACTGGACGCGGCCCTTCAGGATCCCAAGTGGCAACTGTATCTAGGCCGCAAAAGCTTCATTCCCAGCCATCCCATTCGGGTCGGCATTGTGGAACAGCCTCTACTACTTGCCCTGCAAACGGCGGCTTATGAACATCGGGGGCGCAAGGCTCCCCCTTTCCCCTTGCGCTTGGTACTAGAAGTTGACGGCGGTACTGATACCCGTCAGGATGTCCCCCTGGATTGGCAACGTCGCCGCTTTGGTCGCCGCACCGTGACCACGACCTATCACTCACCGGAGGCCGCATGTACCTTTCCCAACTAA
- the cas6e gene encoding type I-E CRISPR-associated protein Cas6/Cse3/CasE, whose translation MYLSQLILNERQSLVHRELGNAHKFHQRIMQAFPDEEDRATPREDWHILFRHEPDSDVVLVQSALEPDWSKLPDGYLKHHAVKAVNLGVDQLSAPRFFQFRLRANPSKRDAKTKKTIGFYHRPDQLAWLERQGDRCGFRLHNTYVIPAPNVFGIKKQGTAPIRITTALFQGVLEVTDSDSFLSALKAGIGRGRSYGCGLLSLARM comes from the coding sequence ATGTACCTTTCCCAACTAATCCTCAATGAACGGCAATCCCTGGTACATCGAGAACTAGGGAATGCCCACAAATTTCACCAGCGCATTATGCAAGCCTTTCCTGATGAGGAAGACCGAGCCACTCCCCGTGAAGATTGGCACATTCTCTTTCGCCACGAACCTGATAGCGATGTGGTGTTGGTGCAGTCAGCCCTTGAACCTGACTGGTCAAAGTTGCCAGATGGCTACCTCAAGCATCATGCCGTCAAAGCAGTGAATTTAGGGGTTGACCAGCTCTCAGCTCCTCGTTTCTTTCAGTTTCGTCTCCGGGCTAACCCTAGCAAGCGTGATGCCAAGACCAAGAAGACTATTGGTTTCTATCATCGTCCTGACCAACTTGCATGGCTAGAGAGACAGGGGGATCGTTGTGGGTTTCGGCTCCACAATACCTATGTCATCCCAGCTCCCAACGTCTTTGGCATTAAGAAACAAGGCACGGCCCCCATTCGCATTACAACTGCCTTATTTCAAGGTGTTTTGGAAGTGACAGACTCTGACTCATTCTTATCTGCACTAAAGGCAGGAATTGGTCGAGGACGGTCGTATGGCTGCGGGTTATTGTCTCTGGCGCGTATGTAG
- the cas1e gene encoding type I-E CRISPR-associated endonuclease Cas1e: protein MSSLRSIPKIRDSISYVYVERCRIEQDAKAIAVLQEQGRYVIPCASLTTLMLGPGSVITHAAIKNLADGSCSVQWVGEDGLRFYANGSHPSSSVERLYHQARLWADPAQHLAVVRRMYMFRFSEPLEDGLTLQQIRGIEGVRVRTTYSRLRKQTGVEWKGRDYKLTKWEDSDPVNRALSAANACLYSVCQAALNAVGYSTSLGFVHTGKPLSFVYDVADLYKTETTIPAAFEAAAEMGLEVESRARQLCREKFVEQRLMQKIIGDVDSILGLKSLKEEADPVGHLWDNQGGSVHGGRSYGDPLDEQEKG, encoded by the coding sequence ATGTCTTCATTACGGAGTATTCCGAAGATTCGGGACAGTATTAGCTATGTCTATGTAGAGCGGTGTCGAATAGAGCAGGATGCTAAAGCGATTGCGGTATTACAGGAGCAGGGACGCTATGTGATTCCCTGTGCCAGTTTAACAACTTTGATGCTTGGCCCTGGCAGTGTGATCACTCATGCGGCGATCAAAAATCTGGCAGATGGTTCGTGTTCGGTACAGTGGGTTGGAGAGGATGGGCTGCGCTTTTATGCCAATGGATCTCATCCTTCCAGTAGTGTGGAGCGGCTTTATCACCAAGCGAGGTTATGGGCGGATCCGGCACAGCATCTAGCAGTAGTGCGTAGGATGTATATGTTTCGCTTTTCTGAGCCGTTAGAGGATGGATTGACATTGCAACAGATTCGGGGGATTGAGGGGGTGCGGGTGCGAACCACCTATAGTCGTCTGCGCAAACAGACAGGGGTGGAGTGGAAAGGGCGAGATTACAAACTGACGAAATGGGAAGATTCTGATCCAGTGAATCGGGCATTGTCTGCGGCAAATGCTTGTCTTTATTCTGTTTGTCAAGCGGCATTGAATGCGGTGGGCTATTCGACATCCTTGGGCTTTGTTCATACTGGCAAGCCTCTTTCTTTTGTCTATGATGTGGCTGATCTCTACAAGACTGAGACCACGATTCCAGCGGCATTTGAGGCGGCGGCTGAGATGGGTTTGGAGGTAGAGTCTAGAGCTAGGCAGCTTTGTCGGGAGAAGTTTGTTGAACAGAGATTGATGCAAAAGATCATTGGGGATGTGGACTCTATTTTGGGTCTAAAGTCTCTTAAAGAAGAAGCAGATCCTGTGGGGCATCTTTGGGATAACCAAGGAGGCTCTGTACATGGAGGCCGAAGCTATGGCGATCCACTTGATGAGCAGGAGAAAGGCTAA
- the cas2e gene encoding type I-E CRISPR-associated endoribonuclease Cas2e: MVVFVLENVPASLRGDLSRWLFEVRAGVFAGRVSALVRDELWAMVTSHLGNGSVLMLYSTNSERGFWARSLGDPSRQLVDIEGVLLVKTH; encoded by the coding sequence ATGGTGGTTTTTGTGCTGGAGAATGTTCCAGCTAGTTTGCGGGGGGATTTGAGTCGGTGGCTGTTTGAAGTCAGGGCCGGAGTCTTTGCGGGTCGCGTTTCAGCTCTGGTGCGGGATGAATTGTGGGCGATGGTGACGAGTCATCTGGGCAATGGTTCAGTCTTGATGCTCTACTCCACAAATTCTGAACGGGGCTTTTGGGCACGGAGTTTAGGGGATCCTTCCCGGCAGCTTGTAGACATAGAGGGGGTACTGCTGGTCAAAACCCACTGA
- a CDS encoding ABC transporter ATP-binding protein has product MPSWQPLHPSKVPSSVTPRPLFSARGIHKIYPMGEVTVQALRDVELDIYEGEFLVILGASGSGKSTLLNILGGLDLPSQGEVWFWDWDLSHADDAALTRYRRYHIGFVFQFYNLIPSLTAQENIALVTELAPDPMDPREALERVGLGERCDHFPAQLSGGEQQRVAIARAIAKRPEVLLCDEPTGALDFATGKRVLEVLESVNREFGTTVAVITHNAGIAAMADRVITMRSGQITHIERNTHKARPSELEW; this is encoded by the coding sequence ATGCCCTCTTGGCAACCTCTGCACCCTTCCAAGGTACCTTCGTCGGTCACTCCCCGCCCTCTTTTCTCCGCTCGCGGGATTCACAAAATCTACCCGATGGGGGAGGTCACCGTTCAGGCCCTGCGGGATGTGGAGCTGGATATCTATGAGGGAGAGTTTTTAGTGATCCTAGGGGCCTCTGGCAGCGGTAAATCCACCCTGTTGAATATCTTGGGGGGGCTGGATCTGCCCAGCCAAGGGGAGGTGTGGTTTTGGGACTGGGATCTCAGCCATGCAGATGATGCCGCCCTGACCCGCTATCGCCGCTACCACATCGGCTTTGTGTTTCAGTTCTACAACCTCATCCCCAGCCTAACCGCCCAAGAAAATATCGCCCTGGTGACGGAGTTGGCCCCGGATCCCATGGATCCCCGCGAGGCGTTGGAACGGGTGGGCTTGGGGGAGCGCTGCGATCACTTTCCGGCCCAGCTTTCGGGGGGCGAGCAGCAACGGGTGGCGATTGCCCGGGCCATCGCCAAGCGACCGGAGGTGCTGCTCTGTGATGAGCCGACAGGGGCACTGGATTTTGCCACCGGCAAACGGGTGCTGGAGGTACTGGAGAGCGTCAATCGGGAGTTTGGCACCACCGTTGCCGTGATCACCCACAATGCCGGTATCGCCGCCATGGCGGATCGGGTGATCACCATGCGCAGTGGCCAGATCACCCACATCGAGCGGAACACCCACAAGGCCCGTCCCAGCGAGTTGGAGTGGTAG